The Streptomyces sp. P9-A4 genome contains a region encoding:
- a CDS encoding cold-shock protein, with translation MATGTVKWFNSEKGFGFIEQDGGGPDVFAHYSNIAAQGFRELLEGQKVTFDVVQGQRGLQAENIVPS, from the coding sequence ATGGCAACCGGCACCGTGAAGTGGTTCAACTCGGAAAAGGGTTTCGGCTTCATCGAGCAGGACGGTGGCGGCCCCGACGTGTTCGCCCACTACTCGAACATCGCCGCCCAGGGCTTCCGTGAGCTGCTGGAGGGCCAGAAGGTGACCTTCGACGTCGTGCAGGGCCAGCGGGGCCTGCAGGCCGAGAACATCGTCCCTTCCTGA
- a CDS encoding GntR family transcriptional regulator, with protein MLFRVDPASAAPLGDQIAACVRGALADGSAAPGERLPAARELADSLGVNVHTVLRGYQRLREEGLIELRRGRGAVIVPGATAPDRARLVSRLREAAADARELGLTDEEFMELARTSLG; from the coding sequence GTGCTCTTCCGTGTCGACCCGGCCTCCGCCGCGCCCCTCGGCGACCAGATCGCCGCCTGTGTCCGGGGCGCCCTCGCCGACGGCTCCGCCGCACCCGGCGAACGCCTCCCGGCCGCCCGGGAGCTCGCCGACTCCCTCGGTGTCAACGTCCACACCGTGCTCCGCGGCTACCAGCGGCTCCGCGAGGAGGGCCTGATCGAACTCCGCCGGGGCAGGGGCGCCGTCATCGTCCCCGGCGCCACCGCCCCCGACCGCGCCCGCCTGGTCTCCCGGCTCCGCGAGGCGGCGGCGGACGCCCGCGAACTCGGCCTGACGGACGAGGAGTTCATGGAACTGGCCCGCACGAGCCTGGGCTGA
- a CDS encoding iron chaperone, producing the protein MASARTTVKSSSATSGGGEKYDGFTDDERDAMKERAKELKTAARRGSRAAEADGETEVRARIAEMPDADRALAERIHEIVRTAAPDLAPKLWYGMPAYARDGKVVCFFQSAQKFKSRYATLGFSDLAQLDDGALWATSYALTALTADDEARIAALVERAAG; encoded by the coding sequence ATGGCGAGCGCGCGCACGACCGTCAAGAGCAGCAGCGCCACCAGCGGCGGCGGCGAGAAGTACGACGGCTTCACCGACGACGAGCGCGACGCCATGAAGGAGCGCGCCAAGGAGCTGAAGACCGCCGCCCGGCGCGGTTCGCGTGCCGCCGAGGCGGACGGCGAGACCGAGGTGCGCGCCAGGATCGCCGAGATGCCGGACGCCGACCGCGCCCTCGCCGAGCGGATCCACGAGATCGTCCGGACCGCCGCCCCCGACCTCGCCCCGAAGCTCTGGTACGGGATGCCCGCCTACGCCAGGGACGGCAAGGTCGTCTGCTTCTTCCAGAGCGCGCAGAAGTTCAAGAGCCGGTACGCCACGCTCGGCTTCAGCGACCTCGCGCAGCTCGACGACGGCGCCCTGTGGGCCACCAGCTACGCCCTGACCGCGCTCACCGCCGACGACGAGGCCCGGATCGCCGCGCTCGTCGAGCGGGCGGCGGGCTGA
- a CDS encoding glyoxalase produces MNTIASVTVEVADLPAADRFYTASGLGSWVRLRASSAPTSGFRGISLSLTVSQPADVRYLVDAALDAGATVLKPVSKSFWGYGGVFQAPDGTVWKVATSAKKDTGPATGHVDRFVVLLGAADVAETRKFYVEHGLTVAKSFGRKYVEFDAGDSPVKLALYGRRALAKDVGLPADGEGSHRIVLGAADGTAFTDPDGFAWETATAAASADARS; encoded by the coding sequence ATGAACACCATCGCCTCCGTCACCGTCGAGGTGGCCGACCTCCCGGCCGCCGACCGCTTCTACACCGCCTCCGGTCTGGGCTCCTGGGTCCGGCTGCGGGCCTCGTCCGCACCGACCTCCGGCTTCCGCGGGATCTCGCTCTCGCTGACCGTCTCCCAGCCGGCCGACGTCCGGTACCTGGTCGACGCCGCCCTCGACGCGGGCGCCACCGTCCTCAAGCCCGTCTCGAAGTCCTTCTGGGGGTACGGCGGCGTCTTCCAGGCCCCCGACGGGACCGTCTGGAAGGTCGCGACCTCCGCGAAGAAGGACACCGGCCCCGCGACCGGCCACGTCGACCGGTTCGTCGTCCTCCTCGGCGCCGCGGACGTGGCCGAGACCCGGAAGTTCTACGTCGAGCACGGCCTGACCGTCGCGAAGAGCTTCGGCCGCAAGTACGTCGAGTTCGACGCCGGGGACAGCCCCGTCAAGCTCGCCCTGTACGGGCGCCGCGCCCTCGCCAAGGACGTCGGCCTCCCCGCCGATGGTGAGGGTTCGCACCGGATCGTCCTCGGGGCGGCCGACGGCACCGCCTTCACCGACCCGGACGGCTTCGCCTGGGAGACCGCCACAGCCGCGGCCTCCGCCGACGCCCGTAGCTGA
- a CDS encoding D-2-hydroxyacid dehydrogenase family protein yields the protein MKLRCAVLDDYQGAALASADWSPLADRVDVRVLREHLTDRDALAEALADCEILVVMRERTPVDAGLLARLPRLRLLVTSGMRNASVDVAAARARGITVCGTASSSEPPTELTWALLLGLARHVPAEARSLREGGPWQSTVGADLAGRTLGLVGLGRIGGRVARIGLAFGMRVRAWSPNLTEERAAEHGVGYAKDRRELLAESDFVSLHMVLSDRTRGLIGEPELRAMRPHAYLVNTSRAGLVDGGALLRALREGWIAGAGLDVFETEPLPLDDPLRSLPNVLALPHLGYVTEGNYGRYFGQAVEDIEAFLAGAPVRELG from the coding sequence ATGAAGCTGCGCTGCGCCGTCCTCGACGACTACCAGGGGGCCGCCCTGGCCTCCGCCGACTGGAGCCCGCTCGCCGACCGGGTCGACGTACGCGTCCTGCGGGAGCACCTCACCGACCGGGACGCGCTGGCCGAGGCCCTGGCGGACTGCGAGATCCTCGTCGTCATGCGGGAGCGGACCCCCGTCGACGCCGGACTCCTGGCCCGGCTCCCCCGGCTCCGCCTCCTGGTGACCTCCGGGATGCGCAACGCCTCCGTCGACGTGGCCGCCGCACGCGCGCGCGGGATCACCGTCTGCGGCACCGCCAGCAGCTCCGAGCCGCCCACCGAACTCACCTGGGCGCTCCTCCTCGGCCTGGCCCGCCACGTACCCGCCGAGGCCCGGTCCCTGCGCGAGGGCGGCCCCTGGCAGTCCACCGTCGGCGCCGACCTGGCCGGCCGGACGCTGGGACTCGTCGGGCTCGGCAGGATCGGCGGCCGGGTGGCCCGGATCGGGCTCGCCTTCGGGATGCGCGTGCGCGCGTGGAGCCCGAACCTGACGGAGGAGCGGGCGGCCGAACACGGCGTCGGGTACGCGAAGGACCGGCGGGAGCTGCTCGCGGAGAGTGATTTCGTCTCGCTCCACATGGTGCTCTCGGACCGGACGCGCGGGCTGATCGGGGAGCCGGAACTACGGGCGATGCGCCCGCACGCGTACCTCGTCAACACCTCGCGTGCGGGGCTCGTCGACGGCGGGGCGCTGCTGCGGGCGCTGCGCGAGGGGTGGATCGCGGGGGCCGGGCTGGACGTCTTCGAGACCGAACCGCTGCCCCTGGACGACCCCCTGCGGTCCCTGCCGAACGTCCTGGCGCTGCCGCACCTCGGCTATGTGACGGAGGGGAACTACGGCCGGTACTTCGGGCAGGCGGTGGAGGACATCGAGGCGTTCCTCGCGGGGGCGCCGGTACGGGAACTGGGCTGA
- a CDS encoding helix-turn-helix transcriptional regulator — protein sequence MSALTEAQRLSDLARLRRVRDRIDREYAQPLDVEALARGVSMSAGHLSRQFRQAYGESPYSYLMTRRIERAMALLQQDELSVTDVCFTVGCSSLGTFSTRFTELVGVPPSVYRRQVADGDAGMPSCVAKQVTRPVRNREAPVAARA from the coding sequence ATGAGCGCACTGACCGAGGCGCAGCGCCTGAGTGATCTGGCGCGGTTGCGCCGTGTGCGTGACCGGATCGACCGGGAGTACGCCCAGCCCCTCGACGTCGAGGCCCTCGCCAGGGGCGTCAGCATGTCGGCGGGCCACCTCAGCCGCCAGTTCCGGCAGGCCTACGGCGAATCCCCGTACTCGTACCTCATGACGCGGCGCATCGAGCGCGCGATGGCCCTGCTCCAGCAGGACGAGCTGAGCGTCACCGATGTCTGTTTCACCGTCGGCTGCTCCTCGCTCGGCACCTTCAGCACCCGCTTCACCGAGCTCGTCGGCGTCCCGCCCAGCGTCTACCGGCGCCAGGTCGCGGACGGCGACGCGGGCATGCCGTCCTGCGTCGCCAAGCAGGTCACCCGACCGGTCAGGAATCGAGAAGCACCGGTGGCCGCCCGCGCCTAG
- a CDS encoding SCO5918 family protein: MRCVIARFPFELTKAGVIDSMKGVKPEPAVGDVVVIGRRQFPVKQVGEVVTRQDRRDFSAGEVTRAMTKLGFTCLTVPAAGTADPVAGEPSETF, encoded by the coding sequence ATGCGCTGTGTCATCGCCCGCTTCCCCTTCGAGCTGACCAAGGCCGGAGTGATCGATTCGATGAAGGGCGTCAAGCCCGAGCCGGCCGTCGGCGATGTCGTCGTCATCGGCCGCCGTCAGTTCCCCGTGAAGCAGGTGGGTGAGGTCGTCACCCGCCAGGACCGCCGCGACTTCAGCGCCGGCGAGGTCACGCGGGCCATGACCAAGCTCGGCTTCACCTGCCTCACCGTGCCGGCCGCCGGCACCGCCGACCCGGTGGCCGGAGAGCCCTCCGAGACGTTCTGA